AGCTCCGGGACACGTCTGTTAGCATACAAGGCTAAAAACAGATGGCTAAACAGCAAATGGGTGGAGATACGGGTAATATAGAATAACCAAGGCCAACGGAAAGAGCAGCGAATACTGGATGTTTCAACACTTCAGTGCCTTTAGATCAAACAGGTTTTTATATTTTAGCTCTGCAGTTTCAAATGCAGACTGTAATTGCCCTGAACTAAGGCTGTGTGCACCCTGTTCTGTTGTTTTCGTGGTTCAACTTCAGGGAATGGCTCAAACTCTCACACTGAAGTAAACAGGCAGGCCAGCGAAGTCAGTCCTCTTCGCTTTCATCTACAGACTCTTATTCAGCCAACTGCCAGcaggttgattgattgatgaggaggagacggagatcCAAACTCTTCAGCATCGGCGGCTTTCTGCGGCTTCTCCTGTGAGGCGTGCTGAGCCTGGAGCTGTGGGATGATGACGTGAATGACTTCACAGAGATGGACGCGCTCCAGGATCCTGTCAGTGTGCATTCCGTGACAGCATGAGTTCAGATGCGAGAGATCAGGCTGAGGTCGCTTCGTTAAACACCAGCTCTGGAAGTCGTCCTGGACGGTGTTCTGTGCGGTTGACGCTCTTcatgctgttaaaaaaaaagtcgcACAGCAACAAAGAAAAGCGGCTCTGCCTGAGCCACATCTGCCACCAAAGAAAGATGAAGTGAATCTCCCTTTGTTTCTATCAACATCTGTGACTGCTGTTCCCCAAACAGGCAGCCAGTTAGAGACCAGTGGATGCTCACTGGGgattctctttctctgtgtttccTCTCTGGAATCCAGTTACGTCTGACCCAACCTCAACTATCAACTTTCTTCCTATGAGTCAGCTGAGGTGGTGAGTCCTCCAGCTCATTATACCAGGACTTATTGAAACCAAAACTCCCCGTCTAATGCATGAAATGTATGTTTCCCCAGTCTGAATGCCATTAGCTGCAGCCGGTGGTTGTTCCCTCTTATTACGCTCACTTTGAACAGTATCTGTCTCATTAAATTAAAAACTCAGGTTGCACAGAATAAAGTCAGGGTTTATTTCCCCGGCTGGAGGCCCAATCCTGCCACTACAAACATGGCACTTAACTTCACAGAATGCCATCTGCTCACTGGCACTCAGGAGCGACCCTCGGTGCCGTATCGGCCtctgcaggaaaaggaaacagGGAAATGCAACGCGGACAACGCTCGTCCTGGGATTTTGCTGATGTGGGTTCTGATGCCACTGCAAGAGTCTGGTTTGGGATCAAGACAGGATGTCTTTAATGAACCACAGCACAACAAGGAGCGGGCAGCGGGACGGGAAACCTGGTGGAGAGTTCATCAAATCCAGGAAACGCTGTCTCAGAAACCGCAAATCAAACGGTTGACATGATCTGAGGAAGCTTCTCTGGCTATCAGATAGTGTTGTTAAGAGTTCGAGTCAGGAACAGTTTAGTCCTCTATCTGACCTTTTTCCACTTCTTGAGTTCCTTTATTTGACCCTGACTGCCGTTGCCGTCTGACCCTACCCGCCACGTCCACAGGGTGGCGCTGCTGCCGTGTCCCACCGCAGGGCCAGTTCATGTCGCAgcaacagagaaaaacagctcCCATCATTATCGCGATATCTGCAAACTGCGGTGATGGTTCAGTAACTGTGAGTTTTGATACGCCACATATTGTTTCACTTACTCCAAACTGTTGTTCCAGACCCTCCCAGGGGCAAATACCTCAAAATAGTCCGGGTCTGATCTTGCGGGCTCTTGTGAAACTGGAAATGAATAATGATTAACTCTAATGATGATCATGGTGGTGAAAGGTTCTGTGCCACAGGTTATTTGACTGTGTAAGCTTGTGTAGATAAAGCAGGCCTATAGAAGGAAATCCAAACAAACCATTCCTGTTTATGGAAGTTTTCTTCTCGTGTATCACATGTTCTGATGGAACATCTGTAAAAGCCTAAAATAGGTGCTCTATGTTCCAAACTGCATGGAATCTGGACACTTCCTTGGAAGTCTATTCTGGCTTTATTCGCGTGTGGACGTGCACATGTGGTGCTTTTGACTGGGAATGAGGGATACAGCCATGATTAAAGCAAGTGGCAAGGCAAAGGTGGTAATTGGGATCATAAACACTCACTTTTCCATGTCCTTCTCTAACGAAGTGCTCTTATTTCTTCCCGAATGGTTGGTCCACCAGAAAAACGCCGTCCACTCCGCTCCCCTTCATCCCTTGGACTTATAAAATTAATCTCCATCcagcaaatgaaacaaaaaagtgttttattaaCAACCCCACCCCCAAAATGAACCCATTGATCTGCGATCAGCAGacattctctcctctgtctaTTCTTCTCACAAAAGTTTCCCGGGGTTCCATCAGTATAAAAGACTGAATCACTGTTATAGAAACTGGCAAAAGAAATATAGAAGCTTTTAAACTAATGAAATACTCTCAAAAACACAGAATGAAGTCTGAACACACTCGATGCTGCGGGTGCATAATGCACATCCACAAATCACTGGAAAGCACAAAAAGCACGTCTTCGACTACAATCACAAGTTTCGGACCTGAAGAGTGAAGGAGGACAAAGCCAAACTGTGGGTAATAATCCACAGCGAGGCCTTGCTATATAAATCTTCATCTCCTTTACCCCAGTTGACCTTGCAGTTGTGGCTGTTTGCTCTTGTGTCATTTTGGaattaaagctgcagctgtCACTGGCCTGTTTTACTGCTGAGCTGCACTTTGCCGGGCTCTCCCTCTGAAGGCTCCGGAGATAAATAACATTTCGCAACAGTTGTACCTATAAAGGTTCTAGTCAGTGGAGGTCACTGCAGGTTGCTCTAACAGACAGTGAATGAGGTGGGTGCTGGAATCTGGCAGGTTTTCAGTGAGTCTCGTGTAGAATTTCCTGGGGCCTGAAAGTTAGATTGTGATTTCCTCCAATTTTGCAAATGCTTCATTTTGACTGGAAGTGTTTAAACCTATATTAGGCCCACTGGCTGCTAGATTAGAATCACTTTAACATTCTTCTCATTCCCTTTAAAGTTTAACGCACATCAATTAGACCAGCTGTGTCTCTGTTTAAAGCCTGATTTCATTCAACTTTGCCAATCACCAGCCTCTGGGAACATTAATTAACTGTATACCTTTGAAGACAGGGACACAGACACTCCGCTCCCCCACCCCGGTTTCTTTAGCCTGTCCAAGTCCAGAACGCCATGTGGCATGTTTGACACAGCGAAGGAAGGGGATAATTGAGGTTGTCAGGTAGGAAAGAGCCAGATTGCAAGGCCACAGCAATCAGGGAAACTGGGTTCAGCATAAGGCATGACTTCAATAAAATACCTCCAGTCTCGGTTTAAACGCATTAGACTCGGGCAAATTAAAAAGTAgagtgcaattttttttttaaaatcactgtgTAAATGTTAGCATGTGGaagttttccttcttcttttcccattttctccttccttctAGCTGAACAAAGATGCCTTGGAGACAGcgctgtgcagctgctggatATTACTACATCCATGTGTTCTGAATAAGTGCTCATTATaatcaaaaacatgaaaaaaaatatgtgaCTTCAAGCTGACCAATCCAGTGTTTAGACCTTTTGGAGCAGTCCTTCCAGTTACGACAAAGAAGCTGGTATGTGCAAAAAGGAAGGCATTATTGGTCCTCAAAACAGTTTCTGTTTGACTGGAGGTCATCAAAGGAAATTCCTATATTGTGCAAGAGGGCGAGAGTGTTGACAAAGTACACTGACATGCTGCCAGGTTGTAAAGAACTCTTCAGAAGCTCAGTAGTGACATCAGTTTCAAACACCTACGGTGCAAATGCACTCACAAAGCCCCTCTCTTGGAGTTGGGGTCCACGCTGAGTCTCAGGGGTCATTAGGTTGCGTTAATTTCAGTAATTCCCAACAGAAGGTGCGTTTCAGGTGTAACAAAAATGAAAGCTGTTTAACTGTAGTGGAGTAGCTGTTTTAACTGTAGTGCCTCAGCTTGGATGTGTTATGGAGCAGAATTGAAGCCACGGGGCGGCTCATAAAATTTCTGATGAACAACAGTTGCGTGAAGAAATACGTCATGGGCCAGGGAAATATTGAATACATACCTGAAGCAGTCCCAGGGAGGGTGAAACAATACCTGTCTGTCATTGAAGACAAGGCTGCTAACAGCTAATTCAGCCATGACTTAAACCCTCAAACCGAATGAAGTTTAAGCAGAACTGTTGAGCGCGGTTGGACCAGAGGTGTCGGCCATAATGAAGGTGAGAAAAGCTTTCCTTCTACATTAAAAACCCCTGTTTGGCAGGAAACAGATGATTGAAATAAATATGAACCGCTGAAGTAAAAACCATAGTCTCCACTTCAAAGAGCACGCTCTGTCTCCCTTTTTCCCTAAACCAAGAGGGGAATACATTCTGTGGGGCCTGCGCTGCTCGGGCCTTCAGTTAAGTCACCGAGGGTGTCACCTCACCCCAGGACAGACAAGTTTCCATGGGAGGAACGAAGATGTCTCGCCAAATCCACTTTTCCCCTTATTAGAATTGATATTTCCGAGCTGTCGGGGGGTTAAGTCTGGGTTTGTAGACACTCTCCATGACTTCTCGCTGACAGTGAGCTTCCTTTCTCTATAGGTTCGGCATCGCTTGTGGCTTTCCTTCCAACTGTGCGGTGTGCTGCGTTCCCTATATGAGCTCCAACCCAGCGCAGCTCTGGCAAGCTTTTCACTTTTCACTTAGCGGCATACACTCATTTAGTGAGACCTGACACTGTTTGGGGCCGAGGGTACAATCCCTATGTTCCAGCTGAGAAAATATATCATTAGTGCCTCATCGTGTAATGCTTGCCACGTTACGTTAAAGAAGCTGGGTGTAAAGCGACATGGATGAGGCAGCGGTGATTTCCAGTGTGCCTCATTTTAACCAAACTCCTCGGAATAAGTGGTGGGTGCAAAGGTTTTTAAAAGCGGGAGAGATGCTGCGTTGAAATGGTCGTATTTGCTTACTAAATACTCCTGGGTGGCTGGAAAACTAAGGATTTCCATTGCAAATGTCTGTAGCAACACATTGCAACCACCAAGGTTCAGGTCTTTACAAGCCTGCCTTAAGGGTTATATAGATCAATTAACTTTCCAGGGAAATTAAGATTCCATGCTAATTGTAGTCTAGGCACATTTAATGAGATGAAAGAAGATGGGCGCCGCGCAAATAAGTTCACGCACGGCTccattaaagaagaagaaatcaatGAAAGATGAAGACGGAGCGACTTCAAACCGTCCACAGACCTGTCGCCAGGCGCGGCCTGTTATTACGAGCTGAAGACCCTTTTTTTGGCACGACACCACATCTCTCTGGGCTCTTTCACTTCACAAACATTTTTACAGGCGTGACAGGCTGCGACCGAGGAAGCCGCAACAGACAAGTCTGTTACCTCAGGAACAGACACCCCGCATGGCCACACGAGTCGCCTAAATATATCCCCCCCAGAAACAAAAAAGCTTAATTAACAGGACACTCGGAGCAAATTAGAGGCCAGTGGAAGTCCTTTGACTGGATACTTTGTAGGTTGCACCACAGGGCCACCACAGTGGAAATGGCTTTTCATATCACTCATTAATGCCATATTGTGCAGCACCAGTCAACCCAGTCCAGATGCTCTTGTTTACTCTCTGTTGTCCAGTTGACATAGCGCTGGTGACTCGCTCCTTTACTACACGTGTGCTAATTCTGGCGCAATTGTTTCATCTGAAGATGCGGGGAAAGCCACACGTGCTCCAGACGGCACAAGTGATGGATGCGAAATGAAACGCGGATTTATTACGTGGTCTGTTATCCCACCGAAACAGCTTCTATGTGCAGTTTTCCCCACAGCAGTTTGAAACGTCTGCACAAAGTCGCAGATTCTGGAAAGTCGAAATATTTTGAATTGAATGAAATGCAACCCAACATGCCTTTTTAATGAGGTATCAGGGATTTAAATTGACACAAACCAGATGAAATAAAAGCTCAGTCTGCTCATGCATTCATTCACTTCATGCGCTTCTTTGTTACTTTTATGAGACCCTCCCTGAAGGAAACAGTAGCTTAGTTGTAGCCAACCAAGTTTTGTTAGTGTAAGCAGCTCCAGTTAAATTGTTTCATTGATGCAGAAAAGCAGCCTTTAACTCTGTGCAGGCGGCATCATCCACTTACAAGCTCTCACAATAAAATCCATGAGCTCCATAATAAGCCCCACTTTGTTTCAAATACATCcaagtgaaaacatttattggACTAATTACGTCGCTCCCTCCCACTGGATTTTCTTCCGGTGTTCGAAGAGTTTTGGCAAAACTCCCAGTATTGTGCCTGAAATGTCTCGATGCTCAAGACCGTGGAAAAAGGTgccatgcaaaaaaaagaaagaaagaaagaaaaagagtggGGGGTTGGGAAGTGTGCactaaatgtgtatttttgttttccacTGGTTTCCAACTTTGAAACAATTGTGTTTTTGTGAGAGGGATAAGGGGCTTTCAAATTTATGGTGAAtgttaaagcttttttttcataACATAAAAATATCCGCAAACATTTCACATCAATGAATGACTGATAAACATTTCAgaagaataaaaacatgaaaaaaacatgAGGAATACATGTGAGCGTTGACAAAAAATAGCATTTCTGACATTTATGATTTATATCAGGTGCAACTGGAACAACAACTGTATTTTAAAATggagtttttaaaaagttaacaAGTGCACATCAAACTAAAGACTTTTTGTTtgtaaagcaggaaaacacccaGAGCTCCGACTGGGTCAAAaagtaaagaaagaaaattggtTGATAAACTTGAAACTATAATTTCAGATGGAAAAAGGACTCAAAGAACACGTTCAGACAATAATTTATTGAGTCATTAGTGTTTATTTGGATCACTTGGACATAACTGCAAACATTTTAGCTCTGTGAAGGCTGATGGACGTCATGGCAGAATGACAAAGTCCAGAAGAAACATCAGATATTGAAAATCACAGTGTCACTCAATACTTTCAAGTTGACAAATAATAATCGAATGTTATAGTTGGTGACATCAGGAGAATCAGATGATCAGAACTTGCAGCAGGTACCACATCCCACCATTCTAGGACAGCAATTACAGCAAAACCTGCAGCGTTTAGGACTCCGCTTGTGTCTGTTGGTATACGGCATCTGTGTGAAGGACAAGAGACATGAAGaacaccttcagctccagcatcatCTTTCACTCATCTGCTTCAGTGTGAATGAGCTCAGTGTGTTTCAGTAGAATGAACCAACCTTCCAGGAGTccactggcatctcttcatatACAGCAGCTCCATTATCATCCATCACTGGCACCTCCACATCTTCCACCTGACCATGAACAGTGAACATTTACAAGCAGAGCCATATTTGATCAGCCTGACAAAACTCTATCAGCCCAAAAGAGACTGAAATGAGAGCAGGTGGAGTTCTTACTTcactgagaggaagagcagagctctcctggagacaaatgagggccagcaggacggccgcaacaacagcaacactgaaggTCTTCATCTCTGGAGGGCTGAACTGCTCCAACTGGTTCCGGGCTTTGACTCTTGTGCAGGTGACTCTTGTCAGCTCCTCTGActtctcctgtctgatggtTGTGTGGACAGAATGTGTTGGTATTTATACGCTCTTGGACCTCTGTTGCCTCAtcactggcagcagctccaggtcagtTGCTGTTTCCAGACTTGCACAACTCCCAGGTTGTTGCTGGGAATGGGAATGGGAATTTCTGCACTTGAAGGAAACTGGagtttctctctttgtttgtctgatgCACCATCAATCATTTCTGTGCATCTTACTGGTTTGGTGATGTCACGTGTTTGCAGTTTTCTGATAttgtaaaaattaaaacaaacttgATCAGCACATAAAACTCAAATCTATTCAAATGGCAATAATGACaatgaaaaaccaaaaactgtGGAAAACAAATTTATAACAGTAACAGTtatattttctttattactCAGGGACATAGACTCTTAAATatacatttgaaatgatttcattttagaGAATCGTGTGTCTAAACCATAGCTGAATTATTGGAAACAACATTCTTTATGGTGTTATTAGAGTGTTAGATTCTGGATTCCATAAAAGCATCAGATAAATATAATACATTGAAACATGTGATTTTATCATGTTAAAATGAACATGCGAACAGAATAGAGAAATAAAACCTTTGATCATTATTTTGGCTCTTGTCCACCTCAGCTGTTGCTTTTGTAttcagtaaaataaatattccaTAAAGACAAAGAGTGATTGGAGCATTAAGGTGGAAACATTGAGGAAAGAGGAGTGAAACCAGAAACTGGAATCAAATGGATTAATTTAATCTTGTTGTATCGAGGGATCCTGTGGACAGTTTTCACTGGTTAAAATCGAATAGTACAGAAATATTTGTCCAGATGGGAGTGTCTTAATCTGAACACTTTTGCAAAGTGTCATCATCATAAAAAAGAGACACATATTCTTCTTTCCTGGTGTGGCTCCTGGTTTTCTCTACAGATTTAAATATAACCAGGATCTAAAGTAGAAAATGGGTGAAGTCCTGAGTAGATGTGAAAAGAACCTGTATTTCTGCTTGAGTGCAGTATTTGATGACTGTAACCACCTCTGGGTTTATCTGGTTTATATCTAAATATCTgctatggttttttttttaacttttattttgtaacCAACACTTTTAGAATGAACTACAGTCAGATTTAACAACCCTGCTCACTGATGACAGTTTGGTTTGACCTTTAAGGTTAGATGATGGTTAATCCTCTTCATATTCTATGATGAAGATATGACCATGTGGTGATTAGAACATTTATGATTCATGTCAGGTGCAACTGGAACAACAAATGCACCTTAAAATAGAGTTTTTGATGACAAGTGTTGAATGTCCTGAACATCAAACTAAagactttgtgtttgtaaagcaggaaaacacccaGAGCTCCGACTGAGCTAAATAGTacagaaagaaaatcagttCATGCATTGAAACTATATTTTCAGATGCAAACAGGACTCAAAGAACACGTTCAGACAATAATTTAGGGAGTCATTAGTGTTTATTTGGATCACTTGGACATAACTGCAAACATTTCAGCTCCGTGAAGGCTGATGGACGTCATGGCAGAATGACAAAGTCCAGAAGAAACATCAGATATTGAAAATCACAGTGTCACTCAATACTTTCAAGTTGACAAAAAATAATCTAGTGTTATAGTTGGTGACATCAGGAGtgatcagaacctgcagcagacacCACCACATCCCCGCATTCCAGGACAGCAATTACAGCAAAACTTGCAGCGTTTAGGACTCCGCTTGTGTCTGTTGGTATACGGCATCTGTGTGAAGGACAAGAGACATGAAGaacaccttcagctccagcatcatCTTTCACTCATCTGCTTCAGTGTGAATGAGCTCAGTGTGTTTCGGTAGACTGAACCAACCTTCCAGGAGTccactggcatctcttcatatACAGCAGCTCCATTATCATCCATCACTGGCACCTCCACATCTTCCACCTGTCCATGAACAGTGAACATTTACAAGCGGAGCCATATTTGATCAGCCTGACAAAACTTAATTAGCCCAAAAAGAGACTGAAATGAGAGCAGGTGGAGTTCTTACTTcactgagaggaagagcagagctctcctggagacaaatgagggccagcaggacggccgcaacaacagcaacactgaaggTCTTCATCTCTGGAGGGCTGAACTGCTCCAACTGGTTCCGGGCTTTGACTCTTGTGCAGGTGACTCTTGTCAGCTCCTC
The DNA window shown above is from Takifugu flavidus isolate HTHZ2018 chromosome 10, ASM371156v2, whole genome shotgun sequence and carries:
- the LOC130532434 gene encoding uncharacterized protein LOC130532434, whose product is MKTFSVAVVAAVLLALICLQESSALPLSEVEDVEVPVMDDNGAAVYEEMPVDSWKMPYTNRHKRSPKRCKFCCNCCPGMRGCGGVCCRFIPTHSVHTTIRQEKSEELTRVTCTRVKARNQLEQFSPPEMKTFSVAVVAAVLLALICLQESSALPLSEVEDVEVPVMDDNGAAVYEEMPVDSWKMPYTNRHKRSPKRCRFCCNCCPRMVGCGTCCKF